tatcgtCAAAATGCTGCCCTTTCTGTGCCACCTTCAGCTTAGGGAATAGGGAAAAGTCAGCAGGTGTCAAATTTGAGAAGTAGAGTGGTTATTAATCACTATGACTGATTTTCTAGCAAAAAATTGCAAGGTAATCAAGTGTGATTAGTACACATCCCATCTGACACTACAAATTCTTTTCAAAAGACAATCAAGTAATTCTGAAATGATCCAGTTACAGTCTGGCTAGGGGACATGAATTCACAATGAATCCTCTTAAATCAAAAAATGCGATCAAcgttgttttcatttttgattTTGTAGCCTTCATTTTCATCAGTCATACATCTTCTGGATTGCACCATTCAGCTGTTTGATACTTGGTTGATGGATTGCCTGGGACCAGCCTATTTTCCAGATTTTGTTCCTGTTGAGTTCTTTCTGTTTCCTAAGCTAAAGGTGTCACTAAAAGAGTAATGAAAATGTGGCAGCTGTTctaaatacaatttcaaaagAGAGCTACACATACGCCTTTCAACAGTTGTATGAATGatctaaaatttatatacaggGAAAAGGAATGTATGTTAAATAATagataacaaaatttcatttacctTAAAAGCTGCcttcttaataataatgaatcgTGGAACATTTTGAATGCACTGTTTATGTAAGCatgataatttattcatttttatttttatttttatttttttttttttttttgttagaCAATAAAAGCATTGCAAACTTTGCAACGTATAGAAACTCAATGGGGAATTTTggttgataaaataattgatttagagGATATAGCAAAAAACCAAGTAAGTGATGATAGGAGGTTTAAAACAACTTTCCCTACACATCGTTCATTTCCACTTCGTGTTGTTTACAGTCCAGTTATTGGTAAGCTTTAAACAGTAAACGATTGTAGAAACACATGATCTTTTCTTtagcttttataaatatattaaaatttttagagTGGTATTGGAAATGTATCATAAGAAGttatgtacaaaaaattatagcTGTTTGCACTGGATGTCTTTCAATAGCTGTAGTATGGTCAgaagtaacattttttaataaaactccAGTGTTATCATTATTTGCCCAATTTTTGAATCTAGCTAAAGaaaattacgattattttaccattgaggtaagaatatatatttagatttgatattaacaaataagatttttgttttataaattaatgcaaaaagaaggaagagataACTAAAATGCTTTTTGTAGGTATTATCAATGATGATAATTGCTTACCTTTGTTACTGCGCTTATTCGactgttttaaaaattcgtgtattgaatttatattacttgGCACCCCATCATCAGACTAATGAGTATAGTTTAATATTTAGTGGAATGATGTTATGCCGTCTTACACCACCTATGTGTTTAAACTTTCTGGGTCTTATACACATGGATTcacatattattaaaactcACATTTTGGAAACTCATTACACTCAAGTAAATATATGAGTAATTGTaagattttcataataaatttgaaattcattctgtaatttatttatttaggtAATGGGGCATATGGATGTTATTTCCATTATATCTGATGGATTTAACGTATACTTTCCAATGGCTATTTTAGCATTTTGTCTAGCAACATACTTTAGTCTAGGAAGTAGATTGCTTTCTATGTTAGGTTTTCAACAATTTCTTGATGATGATGAGTTTACAACAGACCTTGTTGAGGAAGGTCAAGAGTTAATAAAACGAggtaaaactattttatttgaGTAATAATGAGtatcataattaaattttataaaatgtaaatagcATTGTTTTCATATAACTACGTCTATGTTCTCGTTTTTAGAGAGACGTAAGAGACAAAGAACAGAAGATTTGATGTATAGAAGACGCGAATTTCAAGAAAGATTTAGTAGCGCTACTAGTTCATCTCGCTACAGAACTTCACGGCAAAGTACCGATACAggtatttgtaatttatttaaaagaagtgataatatacaatatacgtTATGTAATTAAGCCGGATTATATCTCAAAGTTAGTAagatatagataaaaatataaagagagagttaaaaatatagaaagaaaagttGAATTGCATGATAAGATCTTAGGTATTCACTTTCTTAATATGCAACGACGCACGGGGAAAGTGCAATTatactcttttcttttaatggagctctataattatttattgtgtAATCGatgcattatttatttctctacAAAAAAGTATTAAGATACTTGTGTCAGAATGTGCTTGATTTAAAGgatatttcgattttaattttatgaaactttacatatgagaaagaaagaaaaacataagGCAGATACTTATGTTTatgttttcttattatttatagacTAAGTTCAACATTggaattcaaatatttttcaaactaagcattttttaattcaaatatcttaatacttttttgtggagaattaaaaaatacatcaagtgattgataaaaaattatagagtttcatttaaaaagagaaTGCAATTACGCTTTTCCAGGGCACCACTGTATACTAAAAAAGTGAATACCTAAGATCTAATCATACCATTCAACTTTCACCTTTACAGCTTTTTCTTACCTCTTACTGATTTTAAGATATAACTCGATCCAATTGCATAACACACTCTGTATAGTGCAAATAGCTATATCTATgtcattaaatttttgtatttaattaaattatagttCGGCCTTTGAAACGAGATGAGTCGGTAGAATCCGCAAGAGCTGGATTATTACGTGACTTTGACCCTGCAGAATATTATATTGGTATGGCAACTGGAGTTGATAGTTATGGTGCAAATAATAGTTACGATACAGGCTACCAAGCCGATGATTTTTATGAAGGACGTATGGACAATGCAAGagcatttattgcaaatactAATCGCATAGGACCTCCACAGAGAGGTTTATTCGATGACATTTAAATAGAAGCTAATAGTGCTTAAGTTTTGCTCAGCAACAAATTATAGAACAGGTACATTcgtatttaaagaatattcgaTCTGTTCTTGACATatgatagaattttttaaatattggatCTAAAATTGTGAATATAATTGAGTCCTACATCTAACAAGTAACACatcatataacatataattatattacaaataatatagttaaaaaaatgaattaaataatgtggttaagaaatttgttttttgtatttttattgcttATTACTAAATTTCAAGAAGACAAATAAAAACGCATTCTGGGGAGTTGTGATTTACTagtttattttagtttataaaattttttactaacttatataatgttaatataataacattagtagttctattaatatataaaaattgaattttttcatacagtatttgatatatttttaacaatatatgCACTGCATATTTAAGTAAGCATAAAATAgcaatgtaaaataaaataaagaataaaataaaaaataacacaTTTAGATTATAGAAGTTTCAGCAATTAAGTGAACTGTAAATGCTaatgagaatatttatttttgattacttgttgtttccattttctatctgtagttattattaaatcatattGATTTAAgtgcaataaatttaatataatttttataagcTTTATTCATAGAGATAACGTaactaaatataattttttttttttttttagtatgaTATAatcactttttatttaaaatatagtaaagTTTAGGAGAagaatgatattaaatatttatatctattcttcttttatacattattaagaTGCGAGTAATTTACTATGCTTAATGATtcactatatttaaaataatataatatacatataaactacatagtatatatttagaatttttatcataaaggTTTTTATCATAAACAGGTATTCATGTTGTGTAATaagaaagattattttacGAAACTTTTGATGAAACCTTCAAACAAATATTATGtagttttatacattttttaatgtttcaggTTGacattgttttaattaattttgaaaatgattaaatttgtaaataatagatatttatattacatataaatatgtaatttagtaatttaatttatttatcattgtaagttctatataatattatacgtattatatcatactgtaatataactttatttacattttaaaatagagAAAGTAGACGTGTGAATTTTGGAAGggaaaaaaacattttctcCATTATGCAAAAttgaatatgtatatcaattttattgcaaatatttcatacagaTATGGGAACGGATAAGAAAATAtcatgtatttaaaatatacgtgcaataataatagtatttgctagtaaatatttaatttaatcattaataaaaaataacaaattttaataacctTACTTGAGCATTCGATTAATCTCATTTTACCATCTTAAAAATACCGAAATCTTTTgaagttgaaatttttattttatgttaaatataatatcttttgtaCATTTTGGTATGGTTATGATTTTAacagaataatatataaataattttctaaaacagTATAAGGATACtctacataattatataaagatcaataaatttttaattacggtAACAAATGTTAATGATTTACAGAACAATTATGATAAACATAACAATTCATAtagtttatattaaatttattgtatgaaaGTTTCGTGCAAAAGAATACAcaaataaaagacaaaattgGTATTTATGTAGCAAAAGCTTGAAACAAAAGGtttaatagttttaaatactaaataaaattagattcTAAAAATGTTCCatgcaaaaaataaaagaatgagtataaatgaatatcatattttattaagtgaaataaactatataaaatgTGATTGTTGctaaaatgaagaaagaaagagtatAGGCAATTACTATCCTTACTATTTTTATGTGCTCTGATTGTGAAATACGATTTTTTCTGTGCCTATACCTAGAGTTTCCTAATTCTGGCATTAACAGTAATGGCTCTAATAATAACAAACTAGATCTATTCGCGCGATGATCGACTACATCATCTTGTTTGTGATTGTGTGATCGAAATACATCGTTACGATAATTCATCCAATTTTGCAAATCAGTATCGTATCCAACATGTTTTATAGAGCGTATAATATTACCATGGTCCATATAAAACACTGCAGGTGCAATACCATTATTTGATAtccttgtataaaaattacttgcACAACGATGATATAACTCTGTATTTACTATTCCTTTCGTATTGCTATTTATAACAAGGATACTTGTTTCTAATGCTGtttttaaatcaaaaatatCCTGCGGTGGGCCatgaaaatagaatatacCAGAAGCATTagtttttaagtaattatgAACTAGTAAACAGTGCTGGGCGTTATTGTActgtaaatataatgtattgtCATGTTTACCATCTTCTGAACAATATCTAAACTGTAAAGTTTCGTTTTGTTGAAGTAAATGGACTTCCTTCGCATATAAAGGCTTCTTTGCATATATCAAAAGATCAGAATATACTGGACTGCCTTGTAAATTGGCGcatttcttacaaattttatgtagaggaagaaaaagtgTATTTATCAAAGTTTTCGCCGTTGTAGggctatatttttcataataatccATGATATCACATTCAAGAGCATTGACTTCCTCATAAACATGATCCACTTTTGATGGGTATTTCGTCAATGCATTACTTTTCTCTATGTTTTGTTTTGTTAATGTATCAATTTGGTCAATTACAtcactttgaaatttatttagagatttattttcgtattttaaagGTTCATTTCCATATATAAGTTGTCCTGATTTATGAAATTCACCTTCTGATACCATTGACAATTCTGTTATATTTGACGTAGTTTCAATTACTTCCAAATTGCTAATAACAGTAGAAGATACATAATCATGTTTAATgtcttttttactttcatttttcttaagtTCTTGCATTAAGAAAACGTCATCAATTGCACATGTGGTGtcaacatttataaatttgcacgGTAGCATACTGATTTTGTCTATGTGCGAAATACCAAATGCGTGTGTCTCCGTGCTTGGGGTTTCTATAACTGTGTTAAATATGTGCCATTTATTATCGTGATTTTTACTTCTAATGCTACGTTCTTTTTCTAGTCGTAAATGTTCTAAGTGTAATTGGCGGTGGTGAACACACgcaaaattatatcaattcGTTCTTTCATTCTCTTCGGATCGTAATTCccgtttaattttatctaaGTCGTAAAGAACctagaatgaaatatatagtaCAGTAATAATCAATGACATAATGGAACTATTTCTAAATACCGTTAACAGCATATATACAAACTTCTAATATAGAAGCAGCACTCCAAGCTTGTGTTCTGCAACTATCCTTGCAATATTCCCCATCTTTATTGGTAAGTTCAGGGAGACCTCTCCAATGGTTTGTAGATGCCTCTATGAAATGtcgagaaataataatttcagttGATTCGACTGTACGACGTAATTCTTCCTTTCCTCCAACTAATGGAGCGAAATATAGTCGAGCACGAAGAAAATAGCCTATGGGCCAAACCCATTCCTATTAGATGCcataaaattattagtttTATATCAGAGCAGTTTATACTAAAGTAATATATTAAGGAACATTACTTACAGGCCCCTGATGATAATTCCAACCATGAGCTATTTTAGTATCTCCACTATCATTCGAATTATCATAATATCCATTGTATGCCCAATCAGCAGGATCTAATGTTTTCATTCCAAGTGGccctaataaaatttcttctgcCTTTTTTAATGCTATCCATGCATGTTCCGGATTAAACAACTCTGGAgccttttaaaataatgatatttgaatattatccAAATTGCACATAcattttaagaataaaaaagctATACGAATGTACTTACAGCAACCATTGCAACTGGAAAATTAGATCGTAATTGGTAATCGGCCCATGCTTGTGTTGCTCCATGACTATCTTTGAAAATTCCACGACGGTGAATAAGTTCTGATTTGAGTTCTCCTTCTAATTGCACTTCGttgatgtaaaaatatttctcaaaatttaatgaaatcttATCTGCCCATTGTTTATAGCTCCATGTTACAGTAGAGCCTACAATAAACATTAACTGTAGTAAAAAAAGCTAGAAATAAGTGGAAATacttaaacaaaatttatttcttaccaTCCCGATTTTTTCTTTGCACACTACCATAAGGAAAAAGATTTTGCTTATACAATTCAGCCAAAAAGCTGAGAATACTCTTGCTTAGACCTACTATTTCTACTGCTGAACCATCCCTTGGAGTAGCTGGTTTTCCTTTGTTACCAGCTTTTTCAGAAGATCCCATTTTGTCCATCCATGTACCACAATTTGCATCATTTCCACCAAATACGAATCCTGTTTCTGGGTGCACTCCAATTTGGTTATTAAAACCACGATCTGTCATATGTTCATCAATCTGTCTTCCAGCATTTCTTTCTCTAAAACAAAGCCCTTGGAAATGTATCAAAAGAGCTTCTTGAATAACATCATGTAGTGGCTGAtcctgaaattttatttccattatatATCATGTGTAAAAcaaatgttaatatatataatttatttataaaaaatattttctacgtaCTACTTGTCCTGCAGGTAGTGGGGGAGAATCATCAGTTGGAAACAGCCTCGAAACCTTGtctgttaaaatttttaaaccaTTTGGTACTTCTTGTATGTAACATTGAATTGTATATAACCACCACCACAAAGCATCCCGACAGTTATAtctaaaaaaacataaaaaagttatttaaagGGTGCAacaataattagaaattgtattcatataacaataattaaaaatttatttgttaccTAGCATTCTTTCCTTTATCAAGTAAATTTGGTATAAGACCATGTCGCATAGTTCCAGCATAACCGAGGATAATAAATCGTGCTTCTGCATGTCTGCCTGTTAATATCAGTAGTCCCCTTAAGGCAATAAAAGTGTCTCTTCCCCAATTTCTCATATATCCTGTGGTAAAATGTGGTAAACCAGCAGACAATGTCATACATATTTGTTCACTTTCGCCATTATATTGTTTAATCTTTGGTTTTGGAGGATCTATATTTGGAGACAAATCTGGTAACGGAGCTGATTTTACTATTCCTCCCatttgaatagaaattaaagatagaattttaacgaaagtGGAACCTTCTTTCACAAAGCTAATAAGAGGCAATGAATTAGTAAatgtttacaaaaaattaaaaacaaagatatatttagTGTAAAGTACCTTGACATTAGATTATAGCATTGCTCAAGAAGTATCATATAAACGTTTACAATTATAACATCGAAGTAACTAGGAACTAAATAGCGaggtattaatttaaatggtTCAGTAGCTTCCTCGAGCCATTCTCCAAGAGTTTTAGTTCCTTCATCTTCTTTTAATCGTTGCCAAGTATAAtctgtatatatttgtttaaacgtATTAACAatcgttaattatataatgaaaCACAGTGATGTTAATAATAGAATggatttgttttaatatttgttctaGCACATACCTATTAGCCAATTACCCTGTCTGAGATTAATACACATTGGGTGACCCAAATCATTATTAGGACGAATATCTGCTAACAAGGAAATTATacctaaaaataaatgtaatgtgTATTACATTAATAGGTATGGAAAATATAGATATGAAGTAGCTCAAATTGTTAACTTACCTTGTAAACCTGCATAAACAAGGGGTCCATAACCAGGAATATCATATACATCAAATCTATTCGAAGTTTCATCACGTTCTTCCTGATCGCACCGGTATAGAGCCTTATTTAAATCAACTAAGTTCATACGAGAAACAATAACACGTATATCGGAACTTCTCTGTGATGTTACTATTGAAATAGTATTATGAAGTTTTGCAAGAGCAGGTTTTATATTAGCATGAAGAGATActctgaaattaaatatatcaatatttattatacatgtcataaaatttttaaaaaatttatacaaaaagagTCATTAAATATTACCGAATAGCAACGACAGAACCTGGttgaaagtttataaaattaagcTGAGTTATTTTAGGATCACCAGAATCAACTTTCTCCAGGATTTCTGAGTCACAAatttgtatgtgttctttaacTCTTAGTACATATTCTGAGAGACcatttatgtaattttcatcttgtacatatttttcagGATAATGGAAAGGTGAAGTATCATTTCTAAAAACAATATATCGTCAAAatgtcaatacgtaataacgaacatgaaaaattattgatttcatatttcttacTTAGCTTCTATATGAAATAAGGATGCTTCCAGAATAATTTCTTCCATTACACCCTCCACTCGTAATGGTTTCACATATCTTCTCAAATCATTAGCATTAGGATCGGGGTGTTTGAACGCTGTAAAAGCGACTAAAATTACACTATCATGAGTTGTTGGAGAGTGTCTTGTTACAGCTACTATATCACTATCCATCTGGTCAACAAATACCTGtaaatttagtaaataatattttaaaaatttatgcaGAAACAGCACTTCTTATGCGTTATGTATTATGAGAATATACTTGAGAAAACTTCTGTTGCCCGAGAGTATAATGCAAATCATTTAATGCTCTCTTCGCCGCAATTATGCCAGTCTTTAAACCTACAAATTTGATACCATCTATCAAAGATTCATCATCTGCCCAGCACGAATATTGTCTTGTTTCATCTACAACATGTATCTGTAAGGATTTATTAGGATTAGAGGACAtagatcgtttcttttttcaaatattattataattgaaatcttctaaatataactataaatattacaataaaactaACTTACATGGTGAGGAACTAATTCATCGTATCCACGATTGCTGCCGCTAGCGCACGCAGCCATTGATACAAGAGCAGCACTTGGAAGTAAATCAAACACACTTCGTTTTTCCACAGAACTGGGATTATCATGAGTTAAATCTAGAAATAGTGCATGTGCTATGCCTGGTACTAGAGGCCTTTTACGTGGTTGCAAAAATGCACCTACTGGTTCGCCTCCATATCGGTATACCAAACGACCTTCTTCGTGACTATCCCATGCAGACATAGCTTCTATTTTGAGAGAATGAAGAAGATTTcataagatttaataaaaatttatgaatatatatatattatattatattggtATCTTATAAAGCTTCTTATAAagcttataaaataaatttgcgaACCTCGAATTAAGGAAGTGATACCAAGTCGATTGACAAATATATTGTCTTTCTGATcagaatttgtaaataattcgGCAACAACGTACAAATCTGGACGAATTCGACGAGCAACATCAAGCATGTACTGGAACGATTAAGAATTCACTAATATAGacataaatttacattaaatatatattttaatattttaataaattagataTACCTCTGCAACTGGGATAGGGGTCGAATGGCAATTATCTAAGCGAATACCATCAAAAATTTTAGCTGTTTGTGCAATATAAGCAGTAATATGCTGCCATAGAAAAGGACAATCTTCTGGTTTATCTCCATACCTGTAACAAATGTAGtatattattgattttaattattttatatcttgcTTCTACTTCAAAGATAGTAGCATTACCTTAATTTTACACTGTCACCCCAAGCAATAAGTTCTCTTCTTATATAAACATTAGAATCAGGATcagcaaaattttttaaaggaTCACCATTCATTACCCATCCATTATGAGCCATAAGATAACAGCCTTCATCAGAGTACATTGTTGCTTCTCTTTCAGTTAATGTTTGTGGTGCTCCATAATCAGTAAAATATCTGAAGATAATATGTATTAGcgcaatttatataaataaaatatcaaaacagcaatattttacaacagtTATGTACCTAGGAACAAGTGGATTTCTTTCGCTTATTTCTTTAAGTTTAGGCCCATCACCTTGCACTCTAAAATATCTTATACCAGCAATAGTATTCTCAACTGCAGCATTTAGatgattttgtatttcattagTGATCATGTTATTAAgttcttgtaatttctttcttaagtCTTCGGCACAGCGTTTCAAACGAGTCTCTTCATCAAAACAATCAGTTCTGCAATAGGAATATAAAGTTTTAAGTTTAGAACATTAACTAAATCAAAACCTTTCTGAAGTGATAGTTGGCATGTCTGACCATTATTGGTATAATTtacctatatatattatatttttttaaagcaAGTTGCATATTTATAGTAGCTTTCAATCTACGAAATTTCggatcttttattattttgatatcttCCGATATAGGTTCAATAGTATCTTGGGGCATCTGATTTCGTGCTAAATTCAAAAACTCCGCGATGGTTTCATTGATGTCCAATATATACAATTCATGTATTTTCACAAGcggtaa
This Bombus pascuorum chromosome 1, iyBomPasc1.1, whole genome shotgun sequence DNA region includes the following protein-coding sequences:
- the LOC132916591 gene encoding LMBR1 domain-containing protein 2 homolog — its product is MVLGIFLTEIVVAFCLAATLLYKYGNIFRQHIIVTISVLIAWYFSLLIIFILPLDVSSTVYRQCDEQNIYNSTKINSDSTTTAPFHICKEPWPNVPEHIFPNLWRIVYWTSQCLTWLILPLMQSYIKAGDFTVQGKLKSALIDNAIYYGSYLFICGILLIYIALKPGFDFDGQKLKAIASSASNTWGLFLLVLLLGYALVEVPRGLWNASKPGYTLNYSYFKVAKLSLDKCEAEETVDDILESLQAATVSIGPGHPFHCNLETIFQKIPAELKDRMNRRQLPDDTPTDTPSEKALIRLHRQTIKALQTLQRIETQWGILVDKIIDLEDIAKNQVSDDRRFKTTFPTHRSFPLRVVYSPVIEWYWKCIIRSYVQKIIAVCTGCLSIAVVWSEVTFFNKTPVLSLFAQFLNLAKENYDYFTIEVLSMMIIAYLCYCAYSTVLKIRVLNLYYLAPHHQTNEYSLIFSGMMLCRLTPPMCLNFLGLIHMDSHIIKTHILETHYTQVMGHMDVISIISDGFNVYFPMAILAFCLATYFSLGSRLLSMLGFQQFLDDDEFTTDLVEEGQELIKRERRKRQRTEDLMYRRREFQERFSSATSSSRYRTSRQSTDTVRPLKRDESVESARAGLLRDFDPAEYYIGMATGVDSYGANNSYDTGYQADDFYEGRMDNARAFIANTNRIGPPQRGLFDDI
- the LOC132916571 gene encoding glycogen debranching enzyme isoform X1 — encoded protein: MGFILTISYFFCDATRTVIRKLRSILQHLCKCRYLKCLCYYAMVEDMTEHMSTTENHECEQIRVLTLNNGEHLDGILYRLKKGWRVEFRLGASLFGKSLDLFINYPLGENKKFERHTYYPLEWVSETANISLFLAGSFHYYLIDPNSEDMKPIASGYLLVDPELKVGEHGDDLPLDCIQCQTVLAKCLGPFSTWEDKLLVARNSGYNVIHFTPIQELGSSKSSYSLSDQLKLNPSFNDDDKSVTYDDVERLINKIRNEWNMLSICDIVLNHTANESPFLVSHPECTYNCLNSPHLRPAYLLDAALFELTIQVAAGEWEFKGIPSVVETEEHLNSIRHALHTYFLPLVKIHELYILDINETIAEFLNLARNQMPQDTIEPISEDIKIIKDPKFRRLKATINMQLALKKYNIYRTDCFDEETRLKRCAEDLRKKLQELNNMITNEIQNHLNAAVENTIAGIRYFRVQGDGPKLKEISERNPLVPRYFTDYGAPQTLTEREATMYSDEGCYLMAHNGWVMNGDPLKNFADPDSNVYIRRELIAWGDSVKLRYGDKPEDCPFLWQHITAYIAQTAKIFDGIRLDNCHSTPIPVAEYMLDVARRIRPDLYVVAELFTNSDQKDNIFVNRLGITSLIREAMSAWDSHEEGRLVYRYGGEPVGAFLQPRKRPLVPGIAHALFLDLTHDNPSSVEKRSVFDLLPSAALVSMAACASGSNRGYDELVPHHIHVVDETRQYSCWADDESLIDGIKFVGLKTGIIAAKRALNDLHYTLGQQKFSQVFVDQMDSDIVAVTRHSPTTHDSVILVAFTAFKHPDPNANDLRRYVKPLRVEGVMEEIILEASLFHIEAKNDTSPFHYPEKYVQDENYINGLSEYVLRVKEHIQICDSEILEKVDSGDPKITQLNFINFQPGSVVAIRVSLHANIKPALAKLHNTISIVTSQRSSDIRVIVSRMNLVDLNKALYRCDQEERDETSNRFDVYDIPGYGPLVYAGLQGIISLLADIRPNNDLGHPMCINLRQGNWLIDYTWQRLKEDEGTKTLGEWLEEATEPFKLIPRYLVPSYFDVIIVNVYMILLEQCYNLMSSFVKEGSTFVKILSLISIQMGGIVKSAPLPDLSPNIDPPKPKIKQYNGESEQICMTLSAGLPHFTTGYMRNWGRDTFIALRGLLILTGRHAEARFIILGYAGTMRHGLIPNLLDKGKNARYNCRDALWWWLYTIQCYIQEVPNGLKILTDKVSRLFPTDDSPPLPAGQVDQPLHDVIQEALLIHFQGLCFRERNAGRQIDEHMTDRGFNNQIGVHPETGFVFGGNDANCGTWMDKMGSSEKAGNKGKPATPRDGSAVEIVGLSKSILSFLAELYKQNLFPYGSVQRKNRDGSTVTWSYKQWADKISLNFEKYFYINEVQLEGELKSELIHRRGIFKDSHGATQAWADYQLRSNFPVAMVAAPELFNPEHAWIALKKAEEILLGPLGMKTLDPADWAYNGYYDNSNDSGDTKIAHGWNYHQGPEWVWPIGYFLRARLYFAPLVGGKEELRRTVESTEIIISRHFIEASTNHWRGLPELTNKDGEYCKDSCRTQAWSAASILEVLYDLDKIKRELRSEENERTN
- the LOC132916571 gene encoding glycogen debranching enzyme isoform X2; protein product: MGFILTISYFFCDATRTVIRKLRSILQHLCKCRYLKCLCYYAMVEDMTEHMSTTENHECEQIRVLTLNNGEHLDGILYRLKKGWRVEFRLGASLFGKSLDLFINYPLGENKKFERHTYYPLEWVSETANISLFLAGSFHYYLIDPNSEDMKPIASGYLLVDPELKVGEHGDDLPLDCIQCQTVLAKCLGPFSTWEDKLLVARNSGYNVIHFTPIQELGSSKSSYSLSDQLKLNPSFNDDDKSVTYDDVERLINKIRNEWNMLSICDIVLNHTANESPFLVSHPECTYNCLNSPHLRPAYLLDAALFELTIQVAAGEWEFKGIPSVVETEEHLNSIRHALHTYFLPLVKIHELYILDINETIAEFLNLARNQMPQDTIEPISEDIKIIKDPKFRRLKATINMQLALKKYNIYRTDCFDEETRLKRCAEDLRKKLQELNNMITNEIQNHLNAAVENTIAGIRYFRVQGDGPKLKEISERNPLVPRYFTDYGAPQTLTEREATMYSDEGCYLMAHNGWVMNGDPLKNFADPDSNVYIRRELIAWGDSVKLRYGDKPEDCPFLWQHITAYIAQTAKIFDGIRLDNCHSTPIPVAEYMLDVARRIRPDLYVVAELFTNSDQKDNIFVNRLGITSLIREAMSAWDSHEEGRLVYRYGGEPVGAFLQPRKRPLVPGIAHALFLDLTHDNPSSVEKRSVFDLLPSAALVSMAACASGSNRGYDELVPHHIHVVDETRQYSCWADDESLIDGIKFVGLKTGIIAAKRALNDLHYTLGQQKFSQVFVDQMDSDIVAVTRHSPTTHDSVILVAFTAFKHPDPNANDLRRYVKPLRVEGVMEEIILEASLFHIEAKNDTSPFHYPEKYVQDENYINGLSEYVLRVKEHIQICDSEILEKVDSGDPKITQLNFINFQPGSVVAIRVSLHANIKPALAKLHNTISIVTSQRSSDIRVIVSRMNLVDLNKALYRCDQEERDETSNRFDVYDIPGYGPLVYAGLQGIISLLADIRPNNDLGHPMCINLRQGNWLIDYTWQRLKEDEGTKTLGEWLEEATEPFKLIPRYLVPSYFDVIIVNVYMILLEQCYNLMSSFVKEGSTFVKILSLISIQMGGIVKSAPLPDLSPNIDPPKPKIKQYNGESEQICMTLSAGLPHFTTGYMRNWGRDTFIALRGLLILTGRHAEARFIILGYAGTMRHGLIPNLLDKGKNARYNCRDALWWWLYTIQCYIQEVPNGLKILTDKVSRLFPTDDSPPLPAGQVDQPLHDVIQEALLIHFQGLCFRERNAGRQIDEHMTDRGFNNQIGVHPETGFVFGGNDANCGTWMDKMGSSEKAGNKGKPATPRDGSAVEIVGLSKSILSFLAELYKQNLFPYGSVQRKNRDGSTVTWSYKQWADKISLNFEKYFYINEVQLEGELKSELIHRRGIFKDSHGATQAWADYQLRSNFPVAMVAAPELFNPEHAWIALKKAEEILLGPLGMKTLDPADWAYNGYYDNSNDSGDTKIAHGWNYHQGPAIFFVLDYISLH